DNA from Castellaniella sp. MT123:
TGGACATCGGCGTCGAGGAAAATTTTCAGCGACGCATCGGGAAAGACGACGCTGCCCATATCCCGCCCGTCCGCGACCAGGCCCGGTGCCTGGCGGAATTCGCGCTGACGCGCGAGCAGCGCCTCGCGCACCGCCGGCCAGGCAGCCACTCGGGAGGCCAGATTGCCGATCTCTTCCTGGCGGATCCGCCTGGAGACGTCTTCGCCACCCATCAGGATGGCGCCGGACTCGAAACGCACGTCCAGGTCACGGGCCAGGCGTGCCGCCTGCCTTTCGTCGGATCCATCGCCGCCCGCCCCCAGGATGGCCAGCGCCGTGAGCCGGTAGAGCGCGCCGCTGTCCAGCGCGTGCCAGCCCAGATGCTCGGCCACACGCTGGGCGATGGTGCCCTTGCCCGAGGCGGTCGGCCCGTCGATCGTGATAACCGGCGCACCGGATGCATCCTGCAGCAGGCCCTGAAAATCCCTGAAATAGGCTGGATAAGTCTTGGCGACGCAGTCCGGATCCAGGATCGTGACAGGCACGGGACCGAACGCCGCCAGCGAAAAGCACATGGCCATCCGGTGATCGTCGTAGGTACGGATCTCGGCGGCCTGCCACTGCCCGGCCGTCAGCGGATGAACGGTCAGGCTGTCCTCGTCGGATTCCACATGGGCACCCAGACGGGTCAGTTCGGCATGCATGGCCGCGATCCGGTCCGTTTCCTTCACCCGCCAACTGGCGATGTTGCGCAGGCGGCAGGGGCCGTCGGCGTACAGCGCCAGGACGGCCGCCGTCATGGCCGCGTCCGGAATGAGATTGAAATCCCGGTCGAATGCCCGCAGACGCGCGCCGTCGGCCACCACCCCGCCCTGGACGACCACAGCGTCGGATTCGTAACGAACATCGGCTCCCAGGGCCTCGACGACTTCGGCGAAGGCCAGGTCGCCCTGGATGCTGTCGCGGCCCATGCCTTCGATGCGGATCGGCCCGCCGGCAATCGCCCCCAGCCCGAGAAAATAGGAAGCCGAGGAGGCGTCGCCCTCGATGCGGTAGCGGCCGGGACTGCGATAGCGGGCACCCGCCGGGATCGTGAAGCGATCCCAGCCCTCGCGCTGGACGGTGACGCCGAAACGCGCCATCAGGTTCAGCGTGATGAGGATGTAGGGTTTGGAAATCAGGGGCCCGTCCAGTTCGATCACGACGTCGCGGCCAGTACGCCCGGCGGCGACCGGCGCGGCCATCAGCAGCGCCGTCAGGAACTGGCTGGAGACCGAGCCGCGCACGCGGATCGGCTGATCCGGATGCAACGCGCCCTGCCCGATCCGCAGCGGCGGATAGCCGTCCTGCGTCTCGTATCCGACTGCGCAGCCCAGCCCCCGCAGGGCCTCGACCAGATCGCCGATCGGCCGCTCGTGCATGCGCGGCACGCCCGACAGCCGGTAGTCCCCGCCCATGACGGCCAGCACGGCCGTCAACGGCCGGAACGCGGTGCCCGCATTCCCCAGGAACAGGTCCGCCCGCCGTTGGGGCCAGATGCTCGAACCGGTCACGCGCAGCCCACCCGAATCCAGCGCATGCAGATCGACGCCCAAAGTCCGCAGCGCCGCGACCATCACACGGGTATCGTCGGAATCCAGCAGACCGTCGAGTTGGGTGGTGCCGTCGGCGAGCGCCGCCAGCAGCAGCGCGCGGTTGGAGATGCTTTTGGAACCTGGCAGGACGACGGTTCCGCTCGCCCGGACAGACGGCTTCAGGGTCAAAAAAGGTGTTCGATCGTTCATGGCATTTGGCTGCGGCCACCCCAGAAGCGACGGGCCAGCGCGGATTGATCCAGCAGGGCTTCCAGAGTACCTGGATGCGTGTCGTCCTCGAGCGCCGCGCGCCAGATCTTCAGGACCTGCTCGAAGTCGTCGAGTTCACGCAACACGGCTGCACGATTGGAAAAAAAGATGTCGCGCCAGACCTCGGGGGACCCGGCCGCGATGCGTGTGAAATCCCGAAAGCCCGTCCCCGCCAGGTTGAGCCGAGTGTCGGCGTCCTGAGTATGGACCACCTGCCCCATGTAGACCGCGGACAGGAAATGCGGCAGATGGCTGACGCTGGCCAGCGCCTGATCATGGGCGACCGGATCCATCAGCAGCACACGGGCACCACAGGCTTCCCAGATGCGGATCAGGCGATGCTGCACGGCGCCGGGCGTCTCGTCGAAGGGCGTCAGAACGACCTTGCATCCGTGGTAGAGCAAGGGGTCGGCGGCTTCGGGGCCGGTCATCTCCGACCCGGCGACGGGATGCCCGGGGATGAATTGCGGATGGCGATCCCCCAGGATATCCCGCGCCAGCCGGGCGACGTCGGACTTGGTGCTGCCCGCGTCCGTCACCAGTGTGCCGGGGCGCAGCAGCGGCGCCAAGGTCTTCAGGATGGCGGGCATGGCCCCGATCGGGGTCGCCAGAAAGATCAGATCGGCCTGGGCGGCAGCCTGACTCAGGTCGGCGACCTCGTCGATCAATCCCAGTTCGCGGGCACGCCGCAGCGATGCCGGCTGGCGCCCCACCCCCAGAACCCGCCCGACCTGTCCCACCCGACGCAAGGCGGCTGCGAAGGATCCGCCGATCAGGCCGGTTCCGACGACCGCCAGGACAGGGACCAGAGGGTCGGGAACACTGGTCATGTGCCGAGAATATCCGACAGCGCCTCGACGAAGCGGGCATTTTCCTGCGGCAACCCGATGCTGACCCGCAGATGCTGCGGCAGACCATCGCCCGCCACGGGCCGGACGATGATGCCCCGGCGCAGCAGTTCCGTATTGATACGCGGCGCGTCGCCGACCCTGACCAGGACGAAGTTCGTGTGGCTGGGCACGAAATCCAGCCCGAGCGATTTGAACGCGCCCTGCAACTGGGCCCGACCATCACGATTCAACGCATAAGTGCGCGCCAGGAAATCGGTGTCGGCCAGCGCCACCCGTGCGGCCAGTTGCGCCAAGACATTGACGTTGAAAGGCTGGCGCACCCGGTTCAGCAAATCGGTCAGGGGCGGCTGGGCCAGTGCGTAACCCACCCGCAATCCGGCCAGCCCGTACGCCTTCGAAAAGGTGCGGGTCACGATCAGGTTGGGATATTCCTGAACCCACCGGGCGCTATCGACCCGTTCTGCCGGATCCAGGTAGTCGTCGTAGGCTTCGTCCAGCAGAACAGTCACGCGTTCGCCGTGACGCGACCGCACGGCGTCCAGAAAGGCCTTGACCTGATCAGCCGGCACGTGGGTGCCGGTCGGGTTGTTCGGATTCGCAATGAACACCAGGCGGGTGTCATCGGCGATCGCGTCCAGCATGGCGGGCAGGTCATGGCCGTAATCCCGGGCTGGCACCATCAGATGACGCGCGCCGCGCGCCTGGGTCGCCAGTCGATACACTGCGAACGCATGCTGCGCGTAGACCGCCGATGTGCCCTCGTCCAGCAAGGCCAGCGAAGCCAGTTCCAGCAGGTCGTTCGAACCATTGCCCAGCGTGATCCAGCTGGCCGGCACGGCATGACGCGCGGAGAGATCGGCCTTCAGGTCAAAGCCGTTGGGATCCGGATAACGCCCCTGCAGGGTACCCGCCGCTTCGCTGAGCGCTTCGCGCACCCGGCCGGAGCAACCCAGCGGATTCTCGTTGGAGGCCAGCTTGATGATGCTGGCCGGATCCAGACCGAATTCCCGGGCGAGTTCCTCGATGGGCTTTCCCGGTTGATAGGGCGCGATTGCGCGGACGTGTTCAGGCGCCAGGGACTGAGTCATGAAAGCATCACCTCATTGCCGGGGATAGGAACCCAGAATTTTGAAAAAAGCGACTTGCTGGCGCAATTCGGCGAGGGCCTGGCTGACAGGCTCGTCCTGGTGGTGACCCAGCAGGTCGACGTAAAAGTAATATTCCCACTGGCCGGTGCGGGCGGGTCGCGACTCGAACCGGGTCATGGAGACGTCGTGCCGCGACAACGGCGCCAGCATCTCGTAGACCGCGCCGGCTCGGTTGGGCACCGCCAGGATCAGGCTGGTCTTGTCCCGCCCAGTCGGGCCGGCATCGTGGGGCCCCACCGCCAGGAAACGGGTCTGGTTCTGCGGATCGTCCTGAATGCCATTGACCACAGCGCTCAGCCCCCAGGCCGCCGCCGCGGCATCGCCCGCGATCGCGGCACAAGCGGGATCGTCGGCGGCCATTCGGGCCGCCTGGGCGTTGCTGGCCACTGGCAGGCGCTCCAGCCCCGGATGGTTGCGGCTGAGCCATCCCTGGCACTGGGCCAGCGCCTGGGGATGTCCCAACACCTGCCGCACGCCTTCCAGGCCGCCGGTCAGGGTCAGCAGATTGTGATGGATGCGGATGGTGCGCTCGCCCAGGACTTTCAGCGAGGAATTGAGCAACAGGTCGAGACTGCGGTTGACCGCGCCCTCGGTGGAGTTTTCCACCGGCACCATGCCGACATCCGCCTGTCCGGCCTCGACCACGCGAAAGACCTCGTCGAACGAGTCGCAGCGCAGCCCGGTGATGGCCTGGCCGAAATGCTCGTAGGCCGCCTGTTCGGAAAACGAGCCCTGCGGCCCCAGAAATGCCACGGTCAGCACGCTTTCGAGCCCCCGGCAGGCGGAAATGATCTGTCCCCAGATCGCCGCCACCGCCGCCTCGGGAATCGGTCCCATATTGACCGACTGCAGGCGGCGGATGATCAGCGCCTCGCGTTCAGGCTTGAGAATGGGCCCGCTAGCATCGAATCGTTTTTTTACGTCGCCCACCTGCAGGGCAGCCTGGGCACGCTGATTCAGCAGCACCAGGATCTGCTCGTCGAGCGTATCGATCCGGGCCCGCAGAGGTTCGAGGCTGGACTTCAAGTCCTGATCAGCCATGACGCGCCTCGAAATCCCGCAGGAAGTCGATCAGCACCTGAACACCCTCGAAGGGCATGGCATTGTAGAGGGACGCCCGCATGCCGCCGACGGCCTTGTGTCCCTTGAGCGCAAGCAGGCCGGCCGCTTCCGATTGCGCCAGGAAGGTGGCGTTGAGCGATTCGTCCCGCAGGAAGAAAGGCACATTCATGCGCGAGCGCACTGCCGGATGAATGCGGCTTTCATACAAGGACGATCCGTCCAGATAGCCGTACAGCGCAGCAGCCTTGCGCGTGCTGGCCACGTCCATAGCCGCCACGCCGCCGTTGCGCAGCAGCCATTTGAACACCAGCCCCGCCATATAGATGGCGTAAGTCGGCGGCGTATTGAACATGGATTGCGCCCCGGCGACATTGGTATAGTCGAAGACCGAAGGGCAATGCGGCAAAGCATGGCCAAGCAGGTCTTTACGCACGAACACCAGCGTGACGCCGGCGGGGCCGGCATTTTTCTGGGCGCCGGCGTAGACTAGGCCAAGCTTCGAAAAATCGATGGACCGCGACAGGATGTTCGACGACATGTCGGCGACCAGCGGCACGTCCGGCGCGCCCAGGCTCGCCATGTCGGGCATTACCGCCTGCTCGACACCACCGATCGTCTCGTTGGCACACAGATGCAGATAGGCCGCATCGGGCCGCACGCGCCATTGATCCTGGGCCGGCAACCAGCACCACGCACCGTAGCGGCGGCCATCGAAATCGGCTTCGGATTCAGCGGTGGCCGCGACGGCGATGTCGCCGTAGCGCTGCGCCTCGTTCCAGGACTTGCGCGCCCAATGCCCGCTGAGCACATAGTCGGCGCGGCCGCGTCCCGCGCGGCCGATCAGGTTCAGCGGAATCACAGCATTCTGCGCCGACGCGCCGCCCTGCATGAAAAGGACCTCGAAATCGTCGGGCACCGCCAGCAGCGCGCGCAGGTCGGCTTCCGCCTCGTCGCGAATGCGGCTGTAGTGCTTGCCACGATGGCTCATTTCCATGACCGACATGCCGCTGCCTTGCCAGTCGCACAAGTCGGCGGCGGCCTGTTGCAGGACTTCCAGAGGCATGGTCGAGGGGCCGGCCGCAAAATTCCACGGGCGATTCATGAAGGATCCTTAAGTTCAAGTCGAAGAAGAATCATTGGACGAGCCGGCAACATCGGGTGCCGCGCCGCCATCGGGGCCGGCCGCGCCCGAGGCGGGATCCGTGGCATCGCCGGATTCGGAATCGTCCTCGTCCGCATCGCTTTCGGCGACCCGGCGCACGCCGGACAGGCGGCTGTCCTGATCGACATTGATCAGGGTGACCCCCTGGGTAGCACGGCCCATCTCGCGGATCTCGGCGACCCGGGTACGAACCAGAACGCCGCCGGTCGTGATCAGCATGATCTCGTCTTCGGGCTGGACCAGCACGGCGCTGACGACCTTGCCGTTGCGCGTCGAGGTCTGAATCGCGATCATGCCTTTGGTGCCGCGGCCATGGCGCGTATATTCGACGATGGAGGTGCGCTTGCCATAGCCATTTCCCGTGGCCGTCAACACGCTTTGCGTTTCGTCTTCCGCAACCAGCAGGGCGATCACGGACTGGCTGTCATCCAGCGACATGCCGCGCACGCCGCGCGCCGTGCGACCCATCGGGCGCACGTCGTTCTCGTCGAACCGCACCGCCTTGCCGGCGTCCGAGAACAGCATCACGTCATGCTGGCCGTCGGTCAGTTCGGCACCGATCAGGTAGTCGCCCTCGTCCAGGCCCACGGCGATGATGCCGGCCTTGCGCGGGTTGGAGAAGTCCGATAGCGGGGTCTTCTTCACGGTACCCCGCGACGTGGCCATGAAGACGTAATGATCGTCGCTGAAGCCCTTGACTGTCAGCACGGCGGTGATGGTCTCGCCATCGACCAGGGGGAACATGTTGACGATGGGGCGGCCACGTGAATTGCGCGAACCCTGGGGCACTTCCCAGACCTTCAGCCAGTAGACACGGCCACGATCGGAGAAGCACAGCAGATAATCGTGCGTATTGGCGATGAACAACTGGTCGATCCAGTCGTCATCCTTCATCGTGGTGGCCTGCTTGCCGCGCCCGCCCCGTTTTTGCGAACGATATTCGGACAGCGGCTGGCTCTTGATGTAGCCGCTACGCGACAAGGTCACCACCATGTCCATCGGGGTAATCAGGTCTTCGGTTTCCAGCTCGGTCGCGTTGAACTCGATTTCCGAACGGCGCGGATCGGCGGCGCCGGAGAATTCCGCCCGGATGGCCTGGAGTTCGTCGCCGATGATGGTCGTGACGCGTTCCGGCCTGGCCAGGATGTCCAGCAGGTCGGCGATCGTGTCCATGATCTCGCGGTATTCGCCGACGATCTTGTCCTGTTCCAGGCCAGTCAGGCGCTGCAGGCGCATGTTCAGGATTTCCTGGGCCTGGACCTCGGACAGGCAGTACTGTCCATCGGACTGCAGGCCGTACTGTGGCTCCAGTCCTTCGGGACGGTAGGCTGTGCGCCCGCCGGAGGCGATGTTGGCGTCTGCACGGGCCAGCATTTCCCGGACCAGGGACGAATCCCAACTGCGTTCCATCAGGGCCTGACGCGCCACGGGCGGCGTCGGAGCGGCCTTGATGATGGCGATGAAGTCGTCGATATTGGCCAGCGCCACGGCCAGGCCTTCCAGCACATGGCCACGTTCGCGCGCCTTGCGCAACTGGAAAATAGTGCGACGGGTGACGACTTCACGGCGATGCTGCAGGAAGTATTCCACCATTTGCTTCAGGTTCAGCAGGCGCGGCTGGCCATCGACCAGCGCCACCATGTTCATGCCGAAAGTTTCCTGCAGCTGCGTGTTCTTGTAGAGGTTGTTCAGGACGACCTCGGGGACCTCGCCGCGTTTGAGTTCGATGACCAGGCGCATGCCGTCCTTGTCGGACTCGTCGCGGATGTCGGAGATGCCCTCGATTTTCTTCTCGTTGACCAGTTCGGCGATGCGTTCCTGCAGGGATTTTTTGTTCACCTGGTAAGGAATGGCATCGACCACGATGGCCTGCCGGTTACCGTGCGTGAGGTCTTCGAAATGGGTCTTGGCGCGCATGATGACGCGGCCGCGCCCGGTACGGTAGCCCTCGCGCACGCCGGACATGCCGTAGATGATGCCGCCCGTCGGGAAATCCGGCGCGGGGATGCGCTCGATGAGCTCGTCGATGGTGCAATCCGGGTTGCGCAGGCAGTACAGACAGCCTTCGACGACCTCGGATAGATTGTGCGGCGGAATATTGGTGGCCATGCCCACCGCGATCCCGGCGCTGCCGTTGACCAGCAGATTGGGCAACCGCGACGGCAGCAGCAGGGGTTCCTGCTCGCTGCCATCATAGTTGGGGCCAAAATCCACTGTGTCCTGGTCGATGTCCGCCAGCAATTCGTGGGCGATCTTGGACAGCCGGACTTCCGTGTAGCGCATCGCGGCCGCGTTGTCGCCATCGATCGAGCCGAAGTTGCCCTGCCCGTCCACCAGCATGTAGCGCAGGGAAAAATCCTGGGCCATGCGCACCATGGTTTCATAGACCGCCGAATCGCCGTGCGGGTGATATTTACCAATCACGTCGCCGACGATACGGGCGGATTTCTTGTATGCCCGATTCCAGTCGTTGTTCAGCTCGTGCATCGCAAAGAGCACGCGCCGATGTACGGGCTTGAGCCCGTCGCGCACATCGGGCAATGCGCGTCCCACGATCACGCTCATCGCGTAATCCAGATAACTGCGGCGCATTTCGACTTCGAGCGAAATGGGCAACGTCTCTTTGGCAAAGGATTCCATGTATATGTCCGAAACCTACAGGCGTGAAACAAGTGGGGGCCAATCGTTGATTCTATCATTCACCCCGATGTCCCATCGGTTGCACCGGCTATCGGCGGTGAAACGTCGCCGCGACTCTTTTATCCCACCAGACGTTGCAAAAATCCCACAGCCTGATGGCCTGGTCCCAGGAAATCGCGCCAAGTGCGCATACCTGAGCATCAACACTTAACTCCACCGGGAAAAATGCCTTAAGATTTCGGCTAACACGCACCAAACCCAGCGCAATTCATAGTTTTCCAACTGGACATTGCTATACTGGAATCGTTCTTTCGAGATGCGGCGGGGGTTCGCTGCGGTCACTTTCAAGCATCATGCTCAAACGAGGAGAAACATGAACAAACCCTCCAAAATCGCAATCGGACTCGCCATTGCTGCCATGGCTGCCGTGGGTACCGCGTCGGCTTCCGACAACGTGACCAACGTCGACGGTCACGTCTGGAAGGATGCCAGCGGCCAGAACTGCTGGCGCGATGCATTCTGGACGCCGGCCACCGCCGCTGAAGGCTGCGGCAAGCCCGTCGCCGAAGCCCCAGTCGTCGCCCCGACCGCCAGCAAGGTCGTCCTGAACGCCGACACCTTCTTCGACTTCGACAAGTCCACGATCAAGCCCGAAGGCAAACAGGTCCTGGATCAGGTCGCCCAACAGGCCAGTTCCATCAATCTGGAAACCATCATTGCCGTGGGTCATACCGACTCCATCGGTACGGTGGCCTACAACCAGAAACTGTCCGAACGCCGCGCCAACTCGGTCAAGCAATACCTGATCAGCAAGGGCGTCCCGGCTGACCGCATCTACGCCGAAGGCAAAGGCAAGAGCAGCCCGGTCGCTTCGAACAAAACCCGCGAAGGTCGCGCCAAGAACCGTCGCGTGGAAATCGAAATCGTCGGCACCCGCAAATAATCCGGTTGGCCGCACGAGTCGCCCCGCCTCTGGCGGGGCGGGACCCAAGGCTCCGCGCGTGCGGGGCCTTGTTCATTTCAGGATACCCATCATGCAAACCGCCAACGTCGACCAGGCAGAACTCGACAAATTCAGCGCGCTGGCTTCCACCTGGTGGGATCCGCAAGGTGAACTGAAAACACTGCACGACATCAACCCCCTGCGGCTGGACTGGATCCGCACCCAGGTGGGGACGTTGGCCGGCTGCCGGGTGCTCGATGTGGGCTGCGGAGGCGGCCTGCTGGCGGAGGCCATGGCGGCCGAAGGCGCGCAGGTGACGGGCATCGACCTGGCCTCCCAATCCCTGCAGATCGCCCGCCTGCACGGGCATGAATCCGGCGTCCAGGTGCAATATCAATGCATCAGCGCCGAAGACTATGCCGCACAGCAGCCTGGCCAGTTCGATCTGGTGACATGCATGGAACTGCTGGAACATGTGCCGGATCCCGCCTCGGTGGTGAACGCCTGCGCGCGTCTGGTGCGCCCGGGCGGGCTGGTGTGCTTTTCCACCTTGAACCGCAATCCCAAGTCCTTCCTGCTGGCAATCGTGGCTGCGGAATACCTGCTGCGCATGGTCCCCCGGGGCACGCACAGCTACGAACAGTTCATCACTCCCAGTGAACTGGCCTCGGCCGCACGCGCATCCGGCCTGGAAATCGCCGCGCTCAGCGGTATCCAGTATCAGCCGCTGACGCGGCTCTATCACTTGTCGGCGGACGCGGGTGTGAACTACCTGATGGCCGCCCGCCGCCCGGACTAGGGCCTGCTCAGACTCATCCCCATGCCGAACCACCTGATCCTGTTCGATTTCGACGGCACCCTGGCCGATACCGCTCCCGACCTGGCTGCCGCCGCCAACCGCCAGCGGCAGTATCGCGATCTGCCGCCGCTGCCCTACGAGGACTTGCGCCCCCATGCGTCCCAAGGCGCGCGCGGCCTGCTGAGAGCCGCGCTGGGCATGATGCCGGAAGACCCCGAATACGCCGCCACGCGCCAGCGGTTCCTGGATGACTATGCCCAGGCCATGCTGGTCCACACCTGCCTGTTTCCCGGCGTGGAGACGCTGCTGGATCGGCTGGCCAGACAGACCCTGGCCTGGGGAATCGTCACCAACAAGGTCGAGTCCCTGGCGCTCCCGATCGTACGCCATCTGGCGCTCGACACGCGCTGCACGGTGACTGTGGGGGGTGACACGACACCCTACACCAAGCCACACCCTGAGCCTCTGCTGCATGCCGCCCGCCAGGCCGGCGTCAGCCCCGAACGCTGCATCTACATCGGCGACGATGCCCGCGACATCCAGGCGGGCAAGGCCGCCGGGATGGCGACCGTCGCAGCCGCTTATGGCTACTGTTCCCTGGATGACCCGGCGCGCTGGGACGCGGACGCCATCGCCCTGTCCCCCGCGGATCTGTGGCCGATCATCGAGCGCTGGGCTGTGCGCGATAGGATCCGGCAGCCGTAAATTTTCTGCAAGGAACCACATGGCATCATCCCCTATCCGCATCGGTATCGCCGGCTACGGCAACCTGGGACGCGGCGCACAGGCCGCCATCGCCTGCCACCCGGACATGCATCTGGCCGGCATCTTCACCCGCCGTCCCGCAACCACCCTGTCCGTCGGTAATTCGACGGTACCGGTCTGGCCACTGGCCGACGCGGCCGCTCACCGGGACGAGATCGACGTGCTGATCCTGTGCGGGGGCTCGAAGGACGACTTGCCTGTCCAGGGCCCCGAACTGGCCCAATGGTTCACCACGGTGGACAGCTACGACACCCACGCCCGTATTCCACAGTATTTCGAGGCTGTGGACACCGTCGCCCGAACGCACGGCAACTTGTCCATTCTGGCGGTAGGCTGGGACCCGGGCCTGTTCTCCATCAACCGTCTGATGGGCGAAGCCATTCTGCCGGGCGGCGCCACCTATACCTTCTGGGGCAAGGGGCTGAGCCAGGGCCATTCCGACGCCATCCGCCGGGTACCGGGCGTGGCGGGCGGCGTGCAGTACACCATTCCAGTCCCGCAGGCCGTCGAACGGGTCCGATCCGGCGAGCAGCCGCAACTGGGCACGCGCGACAAGCACACCCGTGAATGCTATGTCGTCCTGCAGCCCGGCGCCGATGCGCGGCAGGTGGAACAGGCCATCGTCACCATGCCCGATTATTTTGCGGATTACGACACTCGGGTCCATTTCATCGATGCCGACACATTGCGGCGCGAACATGCCGGCATGCCGCATGGCGGGTTCGTGATCCGCAGCGGCCAGTCCGGCAGCGGCGACTCGCAGGTGATGGAATATTCCCTGAAGCTCGCCAGCAATCCAGGGTTCACCTCCAGCGTGCTGGTGGCCTATGCCCGGGCCGCCTGGCGCATGAAGGCCGCGGGGGAAACCGGCGCACGCACGGTATTCGACGTGGCGCCCGGCCTGCTCTCCCCGAAATCGGCTGCGGATCTGCGTCGCGAGCTGCTGTAAGCCGTCGGTCGGACCGGCGATTCCGCCGCCCTGAGGCATCGGGGATTGGAGTACCTTTATGGGTGCCGCCCGCCCTGACGGCGGTACCCAGCCAATACCTACCGGGGATGCCATGAACCACACGCCACAGACTGTTCCGACCCTGCGCCACGCCGCCCAGGCTGTGGTGGATTTCTGGCGCGAGGCGGGGCCCGGCAAGTGGTTCGCCAAAAATGCATCCTTCGATGCGACCTTCCGCAGCCGGTTCTATGACGCGCACTATGCGGCGGCCCGTCAGGAGCTCGAAGACTGGCTGACGCAGCCAGTCTCGGCCCTGGCTCTGATCCTGTTGCTGGACCAGTATCCGCGCAATGCCTTCCGGGGAACCGGCCACATGTTCGCCACCGACGGACTGGCCCTGGCCTACGCGCGCCGCAGCCTGGGTTTTCTGGACCAGTTCGAGCCGGATCTGCGCAAGTTCATTTGCCTGCCGTTCATGCACTCCGAAAACCTGGCCGTGCAGGAAGAAAGCCTCAACCTGTACCGTCTGCGCGTCCCGGATGCTCTGCGCCATGCCACCGAGCACCGCAACATCATCGTCCGCTTCGGCCGGTTCCCGCACCGCAACGCGGCACTGGGCCGCATCACCACTCCAGAGGAACAGGCATTCCTCAACAACGGCGGATTCGCGGGGTAGGGGGCTCCTCCCTGACACCAGCAAGGGATCCCTGGCCGGTCGGGACAGCCAGGTCTATGATGACAAGAGAATCCAGACACAGGAGCTTTCCATGGATACAACACCCATGTACCCCCATGCCACTGCCGAACTGGCCAAACGCCGGGCGGAACTCGCACCGGAACCGCTGGCCGCCTTCAAGGCATTCAGCAAGGCAGTCTTCGCACCCGGCGCCCTCGACACCAAGACCAAGCAACTCATCGCCGTCGCCGTCGCCCACGTCACCCAGTGCCCGTATTGCATCAAAGGCCACGCAGAAGGGGCCTCGCGCGCGGGCGCGACGGATGCCGAAATCATGGAGGCCATCTGGGTCGCGGCGGAAATGCGGGCGGGCGGCGCATACGCGCACTCCAATCTGGCACTGCAGGCACTCGAAGGCCTGCACGGGCACTCGCACGCATAGTCGTCCGCATGAGGGCCGCGGGCCGGGCACGCGACACCGCCGAATGCCCGCCCGCGGGACGGGACACCTCCGGCGACAGCCGGTGAAACGTTTCCCGGGGTACCGTCATCCAATGGCACCACCGGAATTAGGAGACGATGTGGACACCCAGATTCAACACGACTTCGCAAAGGCCGACGATCTCTCGCTGATCGCCTATTGCAGGGCCGGCCACCTGGCCGCCTTCGACATCCTGATGCGCCGGCACAACCAGCAGCTCTACCGCGCGGCCCGCAGCATCCTGCACGATGAAGCCGAGGCCGAGGATGCCGTGCAGGATGCCTGGTGGAAAGCCTTCCAGCATCTTGGCGACTTCCGGGCTGATGCCCAACCGGCGACCTGGCTGACCCGCATCACCGTCAACGAGGCCCTGATGCGCCGTCGACGAAACAAATCGCGCGAAGCTCACATCCAATCGGCATACCAGGCTTCC
Protein-coding regions in this window:
- the serC gene encoding 3-phosphoserine/phosphohydroxythreonine transaminase, with protein sequence MNRPWNFAAGPSTMPLEVLQQAAADLCDWQGSGMSVMEMSHRGKHYSRIRDEAEADLRALLAVPDDFEVLFMQGGASAQNAVIPLNLIGRAGRGRADYVLSGHWARKSWNEAQRYGDIAVAATAESEADFDGRRYGAWCWLPAQDQWRVRPDAAYLHLCANETIGGVEQAVMPDMASLGAPDVPLVADMSSNILSRSIDFSKLGLVYAGAQKNAGPAGVTLVFVRKDLLGHALPHCPSVFDYTNVAGAQSMFNTPPTYAIYMAGLVFKWLLRNGGVAAMDVASTRKAAALYGYLDGSSLYESRIHPAVRSRMNVPFFLRDESLNATFLAQSEAAGLLALKGHKAVGGMRASLYNAMPFEGVQVLIDFLRDFEARHG
- the gyrA gene encoding DNA gyrase subunit A, encoding MESFAKETLPISLEVEMRRSYLDYAMSVIVGRALPDVRDGLKPVHRRVLFAMHELNNDWNRAYKKSARIVGDVIGKYHPHGDSAVYETMVRMAQDFSLRYMLVDGQGNFGSIDGDNAAAMRYTEVRLSKIAHELLADIDQDTVDFGPNYDGSEQEPLLLPSRLPNLLVNGSAGIAVGMATNIPPHNLSEVVEGCLYCLRNPDCTIDELIERIPAPDFPTGGIIYGMSGVREGYRTGRGRVIMRAKTHFEDLTHGNRQAIVVDAIPYQVNKKSLQERIAELVNEKKIEGISDIRDESDKDGMRLVIELKRGEVPEVVLNNLYKNTQLQETFGMNMVALVDGQPRLLNLKQMVEYFLQHRREVVTRRTIFQLRKARERGHVLEGLAVALANIDDFIAIIKAAPTPPVARQALMERSWDSSLVREMLARADANIASGGRTAYRPEGLEPQYGLQSDGQYCLSEVQAQEILNMRLQRLTGLEQDKIVGEYREIMDTIADLLDILARPERVTTIIGDELQAIRAEFSGAADPRRSEIEFNATELETEDLITPMDMVVTLSRSGYIKSQPLSEYRSQKRGGRGKQATTMKDDDWIDQLFIANTHDYLLCFSDRGRVYWLKVWEVPQGSRNSRGRPIVNMFPLVDGETITAVLTVKGFSDDHYVFMATSRGTVKKTPLSDFSNPRKAGIIAVGLDEGDYLIGAELTDGQHDVMLFSDAGKAVRFDENDVRPMGRTARGVRGMSLDDSQSVIALLVAEDETQSVLTATGNGYGKRTSIVEYTRHGRGTKGMIAIQTSTRNGKVVSAVLVQPEDEIMLITTGGVLVRTRVAEIREMGRATQGVTLINVDQDSRLSGVRRVAESDADEDDSESGDATDPASGAAGPDGGAAPDVAGSSNDSSST
- the ompA gene encoding outer membrane protein OmpA, which gives rise to MNKPSKIAIGLAIAAMAAVGTASASDNVTNVDGHVWKDASGQNCWRDAFWTPATAAEGCGKPVAEAPVVAPTASKVVLNADTFFDFDKSTIKPEGKQVLDQVAQQASSINLETIIAVGHTDSIGTVAYNQKLSERRANSVKQYLISKGVPADRIYAEGKGKSSPVASNKTREGRAKNRRVEIEIVGTRK
- the ubiG gene encoding bifunctional 2-polyprenyl-6-hydroxyphenol methylase/3-demethylubiquinol 3-O-methyltransferase UbiG, giving the protein MQTANVDQAELDKFSALASTWWDPQGELKTLHDINPLRLDWIRTQVGTLAGCRVLDVGCGGGLLAEAMAAEGAQVTGIDLASQSLQIARLHGHESGVQVQYQCISAEDYAAQQPGQFDLVTCMELLEHVPDPASVVNACARLVRPGGLVCFSTLNRNPKSFLLAIVAAEYLLRMVPRGTHSYEQFITPSELASAARASGLEIAALSGIQYQPLTRLYHLSADAGVNYLMAARRPD
- a CDS encoding HAD-IA family hydrolase yields the protein MPNHLILFDFDGTLADTAPDLAAAANRQRQYRDLPPLPYEDLRPHASQGARGLLRAALGMMPEDPEYAATRQRFLDDYAQAMLVHTCLFPGVETLLDRLARQTLAWGIVTNKVESLALPIVRHLALDTRCTVTVGGDTTPYTKPHPEPLLHAARQAGVSPERCIYIGDDARDIQAGKAAGMATVAAAYGYCSLDDPARWDADAIALSPADLWPIIERWAVRDRIRQP